In Cicer arietinum cultivar CDC Frontier isolate Library 1 chromosome 1, Cicar.CDCFrontier_v2.0, whole genome shotgun sequence, one DNA window encodes the following:
- the LOC101502051 gene encoding heat shock 70 kDa protein, mitochondrial, with translation MASATALLRSFRRRDAASASVSAYRSLTGSTKPAYVGHSWSSLSRPFSSRPAGNDVIGIDLGTTNSCVSVMEGKNPKVIENSEGARTTPSVVAFNQKGELLVGTPAKRQAVTNPTNTLFGTKRLIGRRFEDPQTQKEMKMVPYKIVKAPNGDAWVEANGQQYSPSQIGAFVLTKMKETAESYLGKSVSKAVVTVPAYFNDAQRQATKDAGRIAGLDVQRIINEPTAAALSYGMNNKEGLIAVFDLGGGTFDVSILEISNGVFEVKATNGDTFLGGEDFDNALLEFLVNEFRRTESIDLSKDRLALQRLREAAEKAKIELSSTSQTEINLPFITADASGAKHLNITLTRSKFEALVNNLIERTKAPCLSCLKDANISIKDVDEVLLVGGMTRVPKVQEVVSAIFGKAPSKGVNPDEAVAMGAALQGGILRGDVKELLLLDVTPLSLGIETLGGIFTRLINRNTTIPTKKSQVFSTATENQTQVGVKVLQGEREMAADNKMLGEFELVGIPPAPRGVPQIEVTFDIDANGIVTVSAKDKSTGKEQQITIRSSGGLSDDEIDKMVKEAELHAQKDQERKALIDLRNSADTTIYSIEKSLSEYRDKIPSEVAKEIEDAVSDLRSAMSGDNVDEIKSKLDAANKAVSKIGQHMSGGSNGGSSAGGSQGGDQAPEAEYEEVKK, from the exons ATGGCTTCTGCCACCGCCTTGCTCCGCTCTTTCCGCCGCCGAGATGCTGCTTCTGCTTCCGTCTCTGCCTATCGTTCG TTGACGGGAAGCACTAAGCCTGCGTATGTAGGTCACAGTTGGTCAAGTTTGTCTCGGCCATTCAG TTCAAGACCTGCTGGAAATGATGTCATTGGTATTGATTTGGGTACAACTAATTCGTGTGTTTCCGTTATGGAAGGAAAG AATCCCAAAGTCATTGAGAATTCTGAAGGTGCACGAACTACACCATCCGTGGTTGCCTTCAACCAGAAAGGCGAGCTGCTCGTAGGGACACCAGCCAAGCGTCAGGCTGTAACTAACCCAACAAACACTCTCTTTGGTACCAAGCGTTTGATTGGTAGACGTTTTGAGGATCCCCAAACACAAAAGGAGATGAAAATGGTTCCATACAAGATTGTTAAGGCTCCCAATGGAGATGCATGGGTTGAAGCTAATGGGCAGCAATATTCCCCTAGCCAAATTGGTGCCTTTGTTCTCACCAAGATGAAGGAAACTGCTGAATCTTATCTTGGAAAATCAGTTTCCAAGGCAGTAGTTACTGTTCCAGCTTATTTCAATGATGCTCAAAGGCAGGCGACAAAAGATGCTGGTAGAATTGCAGGTCTTGATGTGCAGAGAATCATTAATGAGCCCACTGCTGCTGCACTTTCATATGGGATGAACAACAAGGAGGGTCTCATTGCAGTTTTTGACCTTGGTGGGGGAACATTTGATGTTTCCATCTTAGAAATTTCCAATGGTGTTTTTGAG GTGAAAGCAACAAATGGTGACACTTTCTTGGGAGGAGAGGACTTTGACAATGCCTTGTTGGAGTTCCTGGTGAACGAATTCAGGAGGACTGAGAGTATTGACCTTTCTAAGGATCGGCTTGCTTTGCAAAGGCTCCGCGAAGCTGCAGAGAAAGCCAAGATTGAACTGTCTTCAACATCTCAGACAGAGATAAACCTACCTTTCATCACTGCTGATGCATCTGGTGCTAAGCATCTGAACATTACATTGACTAGATCTAAGTTTGAGGCTCTAGTAAATAACTTGATTGAAAGGACTAAGGCTCCGTGTCTGAGCTGTTTGAAGGATGCTAACATATCTATCAAGGATGTCGATGAGGTTCTTCTTGTTGGAGGGATGACCCGTGTGCCTAAAGTCCAAGAGGTGGTTTCGGCTATCTTTGGAAAGGCTCCTAGTAAAGGAGTAAATCCTGATGAGGCAGTTGCCATGGGAGCAGCACTCCAGGGTGGTATCCTACGTGGAGATGTTAAAGAGCTACTACTCCTTGATGTAACGCCACTTTCTCTGGGTATTGAGACTTTGGGTGGTATCTTTACAAGGTTAATCAACCGTAACACTACTATTCCTACCAAGAAGAGTCAG GTCTTTTCAACGGCAACTGAAAATCAAACACAAGTAGGTGTCAAAGTGTTACAAGGTGAGCGGGAAATGGCTGCCGACAACAAAATGCTTGGAGAATTTGAACTTGTTGGCATTCCTCCTGCCCCAAGAGGTGTGCCTCAGATTGAGGTCACGTTTGACATTGATGCCAATGGCATCGTTACTGTGTCTGCAAAAGACAAGTCCACTGGTAAAGAACAACAAATCACTATTAGGTCATCTGGTGGACTCTCAGATGATGAGATTGACAAGATGGTCAAAGAAGCAGAGTTACATGCTCAGAAAGACCAAGAGAGAAAGGCTCTTATTGATCTCAGAAACAGTGCAGATACTACTATCTACAGCATTGAGAAGAGTTTAAGTGAATACAGAGACAAGATTCCCAGTGAAGTGGCCAAGGAGATTGAGGATGCAGTTTCAGATTTGAGAAGTGCGATGTCAGGGGACAATGTtgatgaaatcaaatcaaaGCTTGATGCTGCAAACAAAGCTGTGTCCAAGATTGGGCAGCACATGTCAGGTGGTTCAAATGGCGGTTCCTCGGCTGGAGGTTCTCAGGGTGGGGACCAAGCTCCTGAGGCAGAATATGAAGAGGTGAAGAAGTGA